CCATGGTGTTGGAGTTTTGAGGTTATCGTAATAAAACAAGCGCTCCTGTCTTGACTCAGTTTTTGGGGCGACAGGAAAAAAATCTGCTAAATAAAGGAAACGAACATTTTGGGGATTAATCTTCGCTAAGCTGCTGTTAGTATGCCATGCTCTCGAAGCACAAAGGTAGGGATTAGTTTGATATGGCAATGCGTATTTTTACGCAATTTCAAGCCCAGTAGGCTTCTCCTGTGGTTTACCGCAGTTTGTATGTTGTCACTTTTTTATCGAAAAGTTGATTACTTTGAGATCATCTCCAACTGCAAAGCCGTGTGTACATCCATGTTTTTGCAAATGACACGGGATAAAATGAAACTATGATCACTCAAAAAAGCATTCGCCTGTATGGCTCTTTTGCCCGCTACTTTGCCGTAGTATCATTCGTGCTCGCATGTACGAGTGCTTACAGCCTCTGGAAGTTCGGGACCGGTACAATTCCCTGGCTCGTATGGATAAAAGTGATGGTAATGGCGCTGGTTGTTTTTTTTACCAACGGCAATAAAAAGAAGCAATTCTATTACTACAGGAACCTCGGCCAATCCATCACCAGACTATGGGTCATATGTTTAAGCGTGGATATGCTGCTCTTCATCCTCTTACTCATTTTTATAAACGCCATCCGATGAAACATACCTTACAGGCAGATAGTATTTTCTTTGAGGTAAGCGGCCGCAATATTCTTAAAGGTGGATGGATGATGGCGGAGACGGGGAGTATCGTAGCGTTGTTCGGCCGGAATGGTTGTGGCAAAAGCAGCCTGCTGAACGTTATATATGGCAGCCTCACGGCCGAAAGCGGCACGACGAGGATAGACGGGCAGTATCTTAAAGTGCCCTATCAACACCCGCACCTGCTGCGCTATTTGCCGGCTTACAGTTTTACGCCGCCCGGATTAACCGTACGCCGCGTGCTGGCTGATTACGGAATAACGCAAGCATTACTGCTCAGAGAGTTCCCAGAATTTACGGACCGCCTGCAACAGCGCGTCGGCAGTTTTTCTTCCGGTGAGCGCCGCCTGCTGGAAATATTGCTCGTGGTTATGTCCAACAGCGCTTTTGTGATGCTCGATGAACCATTTCTTTATCTGTCGCCTATTCATGCAGAAAAAGTACTACAGCTGATACAAAGCCGAAAAGCGCAAACGGGATTTATTATCACCGATCATCAGTATGAATTGCTCTTCCCGGCAGCGGATACAAAAATGGTATTGGTAAACGGGCAGATGAGCGTCGTGCATACGCCGGCGGACCTGGAGGCCAGTGGGTACATTAAGCTATAAAAAAAGAGCAGGCTTAAATGGCCTGCTCTCTAAGTTATCAGAACTTTCTTTCATCCAGCTCTTCATCGAGTTTCAGCATATCAATGCCTTTGTCAAGCCACGCCGGGGCGGGTTTGCCCTTCAGGTGGTGGTCGAAGAACTCCATCATACGAACGGCGTAGTCCTTACGATTTTCGGTTTTAGCGATACCGTGGTTCTCGCCTTTGTACTGTATCATTACCACCGGTTTTTTCAGTCGGCGCAGGGCGTTGTAAAATTCAATGCCCTGGGTAAAATCGACGGCGCCGTCCTTATCGTTATGCAGGATCAGCATCGGTGTATTTACCTTTTTTACGTGATAGATAGGAGAGTTGCGCAGGTACGAATCCCAGTTTTCCCATGGCGCGCCTTTGAAACGGCCTTGCGAAGCTTCGAATATCGCCATATTACCGCCACCGCTGTTCCAGTAGATCAGGTCGTACATGCTCACCATGTTGGTAAGCGCGGCGCCGGCTGCTGCTGCTTTAAACATATTGGTTTGGGTAGACAGGAAGGCTGTCTGGTAACCGCCCCAGCTATGACCGGTAATGCCCATACGCTCTTCGTCGATCACGCCGGTTTTGATAGCCGCTTTCACAGCCGGCAACACACACCATACAGCGCTCATACCCGGATCATCCATTTTGTACACGATATCCGGAATAAACACTGCGTAACCATTGCTGGTGTACATACCCGGGTGCCAGCCGCCACCAGGGAAGCCGGGATCGGAGAAGTTATGGCGCGTTTGTGATAATTTCTCATAATAATACACCATCGTCGGGTACTTTTTACCCTGCACATAACCGGCTGGCAAAAACAGGGTACCCTGCAGTGTATCACCTTTGTCAGAAACATAGTCAACCAGTTGCGTACCTGCACTCCAGGCGTATTTGCCGAGGTCTGGCGCGTTTTTCGTGATCTGCACCACATCTTTCAGCAATGCATCACCCGCGAAAAATTCGGTTGGTGTGCTGAACGTTTCTTTGGTATACATGTATACATCGGCGTTCTTCGCTTTTGACAAGCCGGAAATAAATGCATCGTCCCAGTTAAGCACGGTTGCGCCGGATTTGCCCGCCTGCAAACGAACAATGCCGCTTTTTTTCGTCCACTCGCCATATTGGCGGAAGTAGATCGGCTTTTTAAGATCGATGCCTTTTTCTTCGGGGTCGAGTACAAACCGGCCCTGGTAACGGATTTTCTGACTGCGACCATTACCTGTAAGGTTAATTGCATTGCCTTTGCCATTGGCCGGCACCTGCCATACGTCCCACAGGTCCTGGATGAGCAGGTATTTGTTGTCGCTACTCCAGTCCACCACCGGTGTAAGTGGTTTCACTACATTGTGATCGTCTTCTGTATTTACAAAAGAAGTAGGAATGCTAGCGGTGATGTTGGTGTTCGTTTTAGCTACCATGTCGTAGACATAGTAGTGACCATCCTTACCGTATACAAACTTCTGCCCGTCCGGTGAGCCCTGCGGTACGCTTGAGTAAGAAGGGATGTAGAACTTGTCGAACAGTTTTTCTCGCGCGCCTGTTTTCAGGTCTACGATGTAGATATCCACATAGTTCTGGCCGTCCAGGTTCTGGTCCAGTTCATACGCACGACCGTCTACCGCGTACGCATACACTTGTTTCGGGAAGGCGGTGATGGATTTGATAGAGCTGTCGTTGTACTGTACGAACTTTTTGGCTGCGAGGTCGAAGCCGGCGAGATCGGTATAGTTTTTATCGGTGCTGCCAGTCACCTGCTGGCGGCTTTGCAGGCGTTTATCGCTGCCATGCCAGATCACCATGTCCGGCTTAGGAATGTCGTCCTTGTTGGCCGTAGCGGGTGCTACAGGTGATTTGGTCGTATCCAGTTTAGCGATCGCTTTCTTCAGATCGTCGAGCGATTTGATGCTGGTATCGCTTTTCAGCTTGCTGAGGCGCGCCAGTTCTGCTTCTGCAGATGGTTTGGCCGGTTTCGCTTTGCCGGAAGTATCGGCTTTGGCAGGTTCTTTCTTCGCCAGCTCCAGTGGGGCGATGCCGAAGAACACACGGTCAAGGGCTTCTGCAAACACCGGTTTGCGGTTGGCACTGATGGTTTTGCCTTTAGGGAAGTTCAGCGAATCCTTTAGTGGATCATAGATGGTAACCGAGGGTGTACCGGTGAATTGTTTTACCGCTACTACGGCACCTTTCTCCGTTTTGTATTTCTCGTCCTTCACCATTTTCAAA
This genomic interval from Chitinophaga horti contains the following:
- a CDS encoding ATP-binding cassette domain-containing protein, producing MKHTLQADSIFFEVSGRNILKGGWMMAETGSIVALFGRNGCGKSSLLNVIYGSLTAESGTTRIDGQYLKVPYQHPHLLRYLPAYSFTPPGLTVRRVLADYGITQALLLREFPEFTDRLQQRVGSFSSGERRLLEILLVVMSNSAFVMLDEPFLYLSPIHAEKVLQLIQSRKAQTGFIITDHQYELLFPAADTKMVLVNGQMSVVHTPADLEASGYIKL
- a CDS encoding S9 family peptidase, yielding MRVRKNMFTLALALLAQTAVMAQSKPDSARTPKAMSWKDVSSWRSVNPGTVTLSADGKWAAYALTTREGDGELFVKRVKDTAQKQYAIGNQAMPQFSFSEDGKWLAYKEAVSFKERRAASKTPGKMLFDKLHIVELSSGKKTTFEKAGNFSFNGKTSSHIVINMAKERSGPDAPQGSDLLIVELSSGKSQNIGNVSEFQFNKQGDLLAYTIDAAGQAGNGVYLYTVANRSTSVLDNDKASYKSLGWTRDGDGFTLLKMVKDEKYKTEKGAVVAVKQFTGTPSVTIYDPLKDSLNFPKGKTISANRKPVFAEALDRVFFGIAPLELAKKEPAKADTSGKAKPAKPSAEAELARLSKLKSDTSIKSLDDLKKAIAKLDTTKSPVAPATANKDDIPKPDMVIWHGSDKRLQSRQQVTGSTDKNYTDLAGFDLAAKKFVQYNDSSIKSITAFPKQVYAYAVDGRAYELDQNLDGQNYVDIYIVDLKTGAREKLFDKFYIPSYSSVPQGSPDGQKFVYGKDGHYYVYDMVAKTNTNITASIPTSFVNTEDDHNVVKPLTPVVDWSSDNKYLLIQDLWDVWQVPANGKGNAINLTGNGRSQKIRYQGRFVLDPEEKGIDLKKPIYFRQYGEWTKKSGIVRLQAGKSGATVLNWDDAFISGLSKAKNADVYMYTKETFSTPTEFFAGDALLKDVVQITKNAPDLGKYAWSAGTQLVDYVSDKGDTLQGTLFLPAGYVQGKKYPTMVYYYEKLSQTRHNFSDPGFPGGGWHPGMYTSNGYAVFIPDIVYKMDDPGMSAVWCVLPAVKAAIKTGVIDEERMGITGHSWGGYQTAFLSTQTNMFKAAAAGAALTNMVSMYDLIYWNSGGGNMAIFEASQGRFKGAPWENWDSYLRNSPIYHVKKVNTPMLILHNDKDGAVDFTQGIEFYNALRRLKKPVVMIQYKGENHGIAKTENRKDYAVRMMEFFDHHLKGKPAPAWLDKGIDMLKLDEELDERKF